One genomic window of Quercus robur chromosome 6, dhQueRobu3.1, whole genome shotgun sequence includes the following:
- the LOC126690085 gene encoding uncharacterized protein LOC126690085 — protein sequence MSKPEVDEVLFTYITVASHAVSLVLVRVDSGVQRPVYYVSKLLHEAEKVYVDSVANHRESGVRLVLISPEKIVIEKSLRLDFSATNNEAEYEALLVGMTMVQKIGGKAVEIFSDSRLVVGQVRGELEARDLRMQEYLNQVILVEDLCKPTEVWRNVTHIHQIMVGPNWMDSILSFLKEDVLLEEKSEANKQLSYSWKNYMKGFVEATQGQIFVSQGPHSRLLVAKYAEGSTRGFDIVGPFPRAIGNKRYLLVSTDYFTKWVETEPLANIRDVNAKKFVWKNIVTRFGIPCTLISNNKLQFNSKAFRRYCCDLGIMNRYSTPAYPQGNG from the exons ATGTCCAAGCCCGAGGTGGACGAGGTTTTGTTCACCTACATCACAGTGGCTTCCCATGCAGTAAGCCTAGTGTTGGTACGGGTTGATAGCGGTGTGCAGAGACCAGTTTACTATGTGAGTAAGTTGCTACACGAAGCCGAG AAGGTATACGTTGATAGCGTTGCAAACCACAGAGAATCTGGAGTGAGGCTAGTACTGATATCTCCTGAGAAGATCGTaattgagaaatccttgagaTTGGACTTTTCggccaccaacaatgaagctgaaTATGAAGCTCTGCTGGTAGGGATGACCATGGTTCAAAAAATAGGTGGAAAGGCAGTGGAAATCTTCTCTGATTCAAGACTGGTTGTGGGCCAAGTCCGGGGAGAGCTGGAGGCTAGAGATCTCAGAATGCAGGAGTATTTGAACCAG GTGATTCTTGTGGAGGACTTGTGTAAGCCTACTGAAGTATGGAGAAATGTGACTCACATTCATCAGATTATGGTGGGACCTAACTGGATGGACTCCATATTATCGTTCCTTAAGGAGGATGTCCTACTCGAGGAGAAGTCAGAGGCTAACAAG CAATTGAGTTACTCTTGGAAgaattacatgaagggatttgtggaagccacacaaGGGCAGATCTTTGTCTCACAGGGCCCACATTCAAGGCTATTGGTGGCCAAGTATGCAGAGGGAAGCacaaga GGTTTCGACATCGTAGGTCCTTTCCCTAGGGCAATAGGGAATAAGAGATATTTGTTGGTCAGCacagactacttcaccaaatgggttgaaACTGAACCATTGGCGAATATCAGGGACGTGAATGCCAAGAAATTCGTTTGGAAAAATATAGTCACTCGGTTTGGAATCCCTTGCACCCTTATCTCGAACAACAAACTTCAGTTTAACAGCAAAGCTTTCAGGAGATATTGCTGTGACCTAGGCATAATGAATAGGTATTCcaccccggcatacccccaggGGAATGGATAG